tctatttctaccaattgactgaagagaaattagagtttaaaatttacccattcatgatatggttgtgatttgatgatttatagtggataatgaatgtttgatgtgttaaatatgagttttattcaatgaatttcggtaaaaatgtcaaaaaggggttaaattgtgaaagttacaaattggtcgtgtgtgaattagtgaaaatttggagttgccatagaagagaaaaatgttcagcatgtcttaaaccttatagaaattgaataaaaattaatttacgagcattggggcaaaagtgcaaatatgcaaaagtttaggggtcagaatgaaaatttgtaaaaatatgatttttagacccatatgaatattgtgactgattggtaggctaaatgtgatgttatagatgatgaaaattgagacttggacctagaacggaaagaaatcgatttatggacgagtatgtccttttcacatttgtggtatcgaggtaagttagtatgtaaacaataccatgctatacatgtatttaaatgttatcattacatgaattgtacagatattaatgtgtatgtaattaatagaaatatgataagacaaagccttaataggcgaggaaaaatcccgtttgaaccttaggaatagaataggatctgagtgacatgtcactaggaattatgagtctagatgactagctcgagagtgagcattgaaatgtcatgagatatgaggtagctttagctacaattgaagcacttatgtgcaaaggcttttcgagtatctaattagtattccaagtgttcaacgggcaatccaaggaaagagttaatgatggtctcaatgaggtaagtcattggtgagtatgcactcgagttatgttacgagttgtgcaagtatgtatactaatcctatgagaatgccttgatatgtgatgatctatgatgcataatatgtattcttaccatgatggataaaatggtgttgtattaatattatgaacaatgatcatgaatgagtaatttagccttgatagatttgagttactgcaatagtgtaactttgaaaatacactaaaaatagtggaaaatgagttagaggcagaataaaatatgggattaaagcttaatgagtctattttcacatgaaagaaacagaggaagaaaaagaattccatattgtttgatatttgaattcttgtgaaacagggtctgaatgaattcgagatccctgttctaactttagaaattcaccaaaattgtacaaaaattattaagagttataccttacatgaatggattccttattgagtctattttatggGGAATAAACggaatggtcgttggaattttgtacagggagaaattcggtttgtagtgtacaggggtcagagtggtcataccctgaaacagggagactttaactaataaactgtactatttggcttaaccaaaattctggaaattttatggaaaaaagaaaataagtctagtttcaggaaaattaacggaacttaattcgtaGTTTCGTAgctcagatataaataatttagtgaccgttgctcagaaagacagcttgtagtgaacttgaaaatatgttgtaaacattgataaaacaagttaatgagttgcttattgttttcatatgaacttactagcgAAAGCTTaccctttctttcccatgttttctagagttccaggttagctcgggttgaaggccgtcagagatattatcaccctatcaagttaacgttatcggagtaagtaaactcaagtgattgagtctatggcatgtatagggttttaatgtgagtatgtaatattatgatttagccaaaggcattggcttgttattaaggtagtattagtcatgtaaattggcctatatcggctaatgacgttatgggcccatatgattattcttatgcatttatgttattatttcttgtgatgtggcttacaacatgtatgcctagagattgaattgagattcattgatgagctagtaactaatgcaggattaagtgattggtaaatagttaataatgcttcatgaatggtttgtgatgtaatgatagttatgtctagtatgtggtaatgatatgggcaaattctataatatttattacataagaaaataacttgagcatatcatgtttgtagatgtttaagagctcatttatgccacgttgtgtgttattggataagtatgtatctatgcatgtggtgtgagagtgacaaaaggcttgataattagactatttcggccacacggctgagcacatgggcgtgtgaagccttaacgcaagagatttttctaagttttcatgagttctcgatttgGTCTGAACACGCttgaatgcatgtattgggcctcgtaagctcgcataagggacaaattgcatgtgaaaagaaaagtttttaattatttgagatttcatggcctgtttagtatggaagtgttagtcagatagcacctcgaaccccgtcccggcgtcggatgcgggcgaggggtgttacaataaaattctaaaaaaatttaaattacagTTTTTTTTTGCAATTACATGAAATTTAAAttcctttttaattttataacattttcaatatatattattttatttataattatatattttagaattttataaaaatatttttgaactttttaatatttaaatatttaatattataattttctattttaattttaatttaatgttttaattataaataaacttAATTGCCACGTGATGTTTTTCATTGTCTAAAACATGTCACATGATGCTTTTCATTGACCAATGTTATCTAACAGTTCTTTTCTAATGTTGGTTACAAAATGgattaaaaatagagaaaattaaTACTTTGTGTACCAAATTGGGATAAAAAAATTTAGGTACCAAAATGAGCATACTTCAGAGATTAAATAATGAATTAagtcatattttcatttaataaatttttaaataatatatttttaaataaaatttctaatttgtaaaaaaattataaaaaatcacaTTAGTGATAATGTGTCATGCCATGTCAGTGGAGATATTAGTTGATGTGTCATGCCACATCAGCAAAAAAGAATGACCTTCATCAAATTTGaccttatttgaaaatttttgtaatgTTATGAGTGAGATTGCAACCAAAAAGAAAACGTTAAAAGGCTGAAATGAAAAAACCACGAAACATTCCgggtaaaatttacaatttaaattAGGATAATTATAATCACTAATATATATAAATCTAAATTAGGATAAATTTAGActgaaagtaaaataaaatctaaatggAGAATCCGAACACAATTTAACAAAATAGAATCTCAAAATCTCAATACCTAAAGATTTTGTTGAcaaaactattaaaatattaaaataatcacattttttttttgaataaatgatAAATCTTATTAATCTTCGAAAGTGGTACAAAAAATTTAAACGAACAACAGTAAGAAAACAACACTCTGATATTGCAAATTTGGCTCAAGCATCAATTTCTTCCAATGAATAATATTCCAAAAGCAAAAGCATTAGGCACATTAATTTGCAAAAAAAGGTAAATCAATACATACCGTAAATGCGAAAAACCTCACTCAATGCGCAATATCATTTATGAGTGGCAGCATAGCGGTTGACGAAAGCCAAAGAAATGCTCGTCAAATAAGCAACCTTCACTACTCGTCTTCTCACTCTACTTCTGAATTTACGGTTAATGGTTTTCCCAGACAAGCCATCCATGCAGGTATCATCATCAGTCAAAGCTGCACTCACCCATGTCTGTATATCACTCATTTGACGTCGGAAAGTGCTGCCTCCAGCTCCATGCCGACTTAGTTTCCCGATTGAGTCTTTCAGCTCATCGATAGAGTCCCCTAGTTCTTCCACACAAACACGCAACGCCGCCGCCTCTCTGCGCTTCAACCCGTGGCGTTTGGAGAGGGTTATCATTGATTTCGTAGCGAAACGAGTGGTGTTGAATGCCAAGGAGAGGGCTGTGGTGGCTAACAACCTAGGGCTACCTCGGATTCTGGTCGCATATCGAGAGAAGGTAACGAAACACAGGCTAGGTTGAAGGGTAGTACGGCAAGAGGTTCTAATAAACCGAGTGTTCCTTCCACTGTGACGGATCGGTGTCGCAGCTGAACATGAATTCAGGTTCGTTGCGAGCTGAATGAGGATGATGAGAGCAATTATTGAGAAGTAAGAGCCAGTGGCTGCCATTTTCGCTTGGTATAAGCTGAAAGAAACTTAAAATGCTCTTTTAGATGAACGTCTTAATTTATAgaaaaaataatgtaaaaaatTAAAGAGGATTGAATATCAATACTCATCACCTTCCCTTAGAATATTCTTGTTACCTACGACTTACTTAGTTTATTTAGCCATACTTTTTCATCCATGATTCAGGGAGAAACAAGCTGGACATGTGTGTTATAGAGTCAAACCGATTTAAAGGTCGGCTAGCTCTACATTATTTCACAAAACTGTGCTcattaaatcataatttattgaaaaatacaatttaaaataACTCGATGACAGATGATGAAGACATCAACTTCTCAAAACTGCaggatattttaaataaaaaaggatTGTGATTTTCCTATGTGCGAAAGAGAATGAACGTGCATTCACAACATCCTAATGCTTAGAACGACAATAATGTCGTCAATGGCCTGCATATTCTGCTACAAAATATCCCCAAGTTTCAATCACCCAAAACAGTACCATTAAATTACTCAAGAAATCAAAGGCAAGGCAAAAAGATATACTAACTAATACGGTTCACGATAACAATTAAGACACATATGGAAGGTAATGGGCAGGCACTTTAAATCAATGATTGCAGGGGAGATTAGTGAAGATTTTCATCGGCTGTTGTTCTACCCCAAAATATCGGTGATATCAAACAATCCATGACTCCTATCTTTGGCTGGGTATCAAATAGATCTTATTGTATGAAATTTATAATTTCAGGGTTTTAAATGATCTATTCCTATtgggttaattattattatttggttaaattatagattaagaatttaaaagttaaaatatgtttgAGTGTACATACTTTTgtacatttgaaatttagtttatacttttgttttaaaattttagtttctcTATTTTTGGATTTACAAAATTAAATCTAATTGTTAATAATGTTAAAATTCTTCTAATGGATTTGTTAATgtgagattttaaaattttaaaaataactcaCTAAACATCTAGCAAAAGAAAATCTTAATGAACCAGAtttaataatgttattaattctTAAAAATTCATGTGAATATTTTAATATagatttataaaaattaagatattaaattacataaaaattataaaaattaatttcaaaaatcaatacgaaaatttaattattatataatttcacaaaaaaagtAATTGGCCGTGTATTGTCATATTAAGGAATGCATGGACATTGTATAGAAAATATTGAAATCCGACATTATCATCAAGTCTAAGTATAGTTGGTAAGTTATTGATTGagatttaatttaattgataaagTATTGTTGTTAATGCAAGAAAATATAAATTTGGATGTGCTGAgcgtattattatttttatttataaattagaaaaaggctataaacaatttttaatattatgtaaaaaaaaatataGTTGTAAATTCGCCAAATTATTTACTTCTAACCCAATGTTccaaattcttttctttttattaatcgGTTTACCTTCTTTGGGACCTTTGCTGAGTTGGCTACCTTATTCGAGTTTCTTTAGAAAAAATAAAGTTATAAAAGGCCCAAAATACTTAAAAGACTAGGCCTAGGTTCTTCCCATGGGCATTAGGTTACTCGTTGGGTCTCTGGTTGGCCTTATTTTAACTGCTAATTTCACAACAGGGTCATCGCGTTTCAAAGATTGATGGAAAATTAACTTGGGTCAgaacatgaaatgaaaattgtaAAACAAATGAAACATTGTTTGGTGAATTGATCAGACTCCATGGCCATGCTTCACCATCTTTTTGGTTCATCCATGCCTCCTCTTGCTCCAATGCTGTGTTCACCTATATCTGATATATGTTTCGCAACTCCTGCACTTAATCACTTATATCTGCGCTCTAATCTATCATGGCTGCAGTTCCGTTGGTCTTAAGCTATGGACCCTTTAAAAATCTTTTAACTACCTTGATGTCGCATGGGCAGTGAAAATCATGTACAAATATGTTACTAGAATTAATAGCAAAATCAAGTGAATTTTATGCACGAAAATATCAAAAGtcaaattttggtaattttttaaaagagaaatttattaattCATTCCATAAATGAAGCCAtacaaattgaaagaaaaaacaaaacaaatactCATCATAAGAGCTGAAGGACAAGTTCCATCAATACAATAAAAGTTTTACCTCAACATCAAATGAACATTATGGCGTGTTGATAATTGGCTCTGTCACAACTCAAGCACGATATTTTTGGAGTGATTGCAAGCACTTAATATAATAAAGAAATCAACTCGGGATAGTCCAAAGCGGGTAACAATAGGCAAAAGAATTGAGCATCCACCAAACTGGAGAGAATGATGACAAAATCATTCCTAAAATTACTTGCAAAAGAAAGATTAAAAAAAGTGCTACAAGAGCAGACAATAATTTCTAAATGTGAA
This window of the Gossypium arboreum isolate Shixiya-1 chromosome 12, ASM2569848v2, whole genome shotgun sequence genome carries:
- the LOC108479031 gene encoding 21 kDa protein-like, with translation MAATGSYFSIIALIILIQLATNLNSCSAATPIRHSGRNTRFIRTSCRTTLQPSLCFVTFSRYATRIRGSPRLLATTALSLAFNTTRFATKSMITLSKRHGLKRREAAALRVCVEELGDSIDELKDSIGKLSRHGAGGSTFRRQMSDIQTWVSAALTDDDTCMDGLSGKTINRKFRSRVRRRVVKVAYLTSISLAFVNRYAATHK